The DNA window AGGTTCTAGAATAGTGGctagcacataataggtgctcaataaacactacCTGAGCAGACAATTATTTTCCTTAGAAAGCTATCTGGGAGTTGGGCCTATTGGAAGCTCCAGGCCTTTCACCAGGCACCAAaagttaaagaaacagaaaaaggaggcTGTATCCACATGGAGCTTACAAGGGGTAGCCCAATGGAAGAGAGAACTACAGGATGGGGGGATGCAGGGGCAGGGAATAAGCAGGTGGGATGGGGATTAGCCAGCAAGTACTTCCTGGAGAAAGGATTTAAGCCAGATGTGTAAGAAGCGCAGGGAGACAGGGTGGCAGCAGAGGGAGAGGGCAGCCCAGTTTAGGCAAGAATGGCTTGGATGACAGTAGAAACAAGGAAGGGGAGCGGCTGGAGGTGAAGGGAAGGCCCCTGCTGGAGGGCCTTCAGGATCCCACATCAGAGCTGGGCGAGGCCCCAGACACTCTGTAGCCTGACTCCTCACTGCTGCACAAGGAGCCCAAGGGGAAAGGACTTGCCCAGGGTCCCATAGTGATTGGGTGGCCGTGCTGGGCCTAGAGCCCAGGACTCTAAGGGCAACCCGCTCACAGCAGGCTGTCTCTCTTTTATGCCTGTCACCTCACATGAAGCCTGTCTTTCTATGCCGGGCTCACCTGGGTGGTCACATCCAAGCGCAGCTGCTCAGGATTGAGATGGgagccctgctgctctgtgccaggGCCCAGGGTCTGCCTCAGTGCCCAGTTCAGCAGGTGGGTGGCCGTATGCTTCGCCATGCAGCCTAGACGCCAGGCCTGAAATACTTTTGTCACCCAGCGTCCTGGGTGAGGGCAGGGGGTTGGGAGAGTGAAGGGGCTGCAGGGTATTGGGAACAGTTAGGGAGGATCCTTACCTCATCCACATGCAGCTGCACCTGGTCCCCTAACCGCAGGCACTCAGGGGCTACTGCCTCATGCAGGATGAAACCTCCACAGACCTGGGCCCGGGCTACTGGGAACAGCACGTCCTGAGGGAGGGTAGTGGTCAAGGTGCCTGTAGCCTTTCCCTCCCCTTGGCTCCCACTCAGGCTTGGGTCTGCCGCCCACAGAAATCAGCCTGGGTTGTGATGGAGACTCACCTCTTGCCCTGCCCGCACCAGGTAGCCACGGTCTGAAGCCTGGCCCCCCTGTTCTGCGTAGAAGTTGGTCCTGTCCAAGAGGAGGCCACAGCGCTGGCCTTTCCCCACGGAGGCCACTGCTGTCCCGTCCTCTGTATACAGTTGCAACACCTGGGCCTCACAGGTGCCGAACTCTGCCAGGGCACAGAATGGTTATTAgtggtgggcaggggctggggacgTGAAGGTGGGTCTGTGCCTGGAGGCCAACAAGCACCCCCGCTGGCAGGGGCACTTCCAGCTGGGGGCCACAGAGACCCCTGGTGGCCATCCTGGGGAATACATAGGGGCTAGCAGCAACCATCTTGGACATTCTTCTTAGTCATGGTCAGGCAAGCTTGTGGCGGCAGGCCTTGGTCCAGGCTCTCACCATAACTTCCGCTGGGTCGCAGGGAGTAGTTGTACTTGGGGCTGTCGTCAGTTGGGGGCACTCCTTGGCGCTGCAGCTCCCCAAGCGCATGGACATCAAGCCACAATCCCTGCTTCTGAACTGGCTCAGCCTGCCGTGCCCGGTGCTGCAGGGTGGGCATGGGCATGGAAGAAGTGCATggagaatgaaagaatgaaagtgGGACTTCAGCCTCGCAGGGCCCTGTCCCTGCCACACAGCTGTGGACTCTGCAGCCCTTCTGGAATAAGAACTCAGGGCTTGGCTGGCTGCTAGAGCCCCTGAGCTGGTTGAACCATCCATCATGTCGGCTCCTCGGGATTAGGCCTTCCTGCCCACTGCTGCCCCTGGAGGGCCCCTCTCCAGGAAGCTGTGCTGGCTTCTGCTCCTGTGTTTAGCCCATTGGCTAGTTTTGCTTTCTACTGGTTGTGGCCTGAGGTTTTAGAAACCTCCCAGGTGAGGGGACAGAtcctatctcagcctcttgaTTCCTCTCAATATTCACagctcctcccccaggagctcaGGGCTGGGGAAGAGGTGTCCTAACAGAACCCAGCATGGGGTGCCACAGCTTGTACCTGGGCCTCCTCTTGGGCCAACCGCTCCAGTCCAGCGGAGTCTAGCTGGACCCCTTTCTCCTCCAGCATCAGCTCTACCATGTCCAAGGGGAGTCCCAGGTCTCCACACAGTGACAAGGACCAGGCCACTTCAGCtttgagaaagaaagacaaagaatgtTGAGGAGGGGAGGGATTAGACaaagaaggggagaaaaataAGGTCCAGGGCCCTTCTAACCACGCAGAAGCCACCAGATGCCAAACACAAATACCCGCTCCATACTGGGTAGCCTCAGGAGAGGGGTCACATTCAGGCTTCATGCCTCAAGGCCAGAGCTGGGGGTAGTCCAGGGTACTCCCTGGGCACACATCATTTCAAGGGAGGAGGGAAGCTCAGTCTATGCACGAAGCCAACCTAGGAAAGCAGGAGGCAGGGCTAGCTGGGCACTGTGGACATGGGGAGAGGCAGGGTGGTATTCCTGCTGCAGAGGGGTCTGGGTATGGAAGGAGAGTCCAGGGAGAAAGGAACATTGGGAAGAGGTCAGGGGTGGATATGAGGCATGGGGCTGGCCCAGAGctccctcctctgcccacctTGGTGAGTCTCAGCGAGCCCCTTGTGCATGGGCTAGGTATCCTGCTTACCAGGGAACATATCTGAAGGCCCCAGGGTCCTCAGAGTCCGATCAATGATCCGCCTACCCCGCTCCAGGGAGGCCAGGAAGGCTGCCTCGTCCTCTGACACCAGGTTGGCGATCTGAACCAGGCAGAGAAGAAGTGGAGCTGGGTCTCCTTGGAAGGAGGGTCTCTCTCCACAACTCTCCCATCAACCCCTTTCTCTCCCACTGGAATCCAGTACCTGGGCTGAGTTCCTTTGCAGTTCTGGATAAGCATCTCCCTGGGGGAGGTGGAGAGGGCTGAGGAGGTGTGAAAGGCAACcaacccacccccacctccccaccctgggCCTCCCTGAGGACACCTGCCCTGGAGGCTCAGACACAttgaggggctgggagagggactCAAATGGGGAACTGGTTTCCCTGTAGGGTGGCAGAAGGGGGTCCTGAGGTCAAGggctgagcagtttggaaaaggAGCCTCCTCAAGTTCTCCTGCTTCTTGTAAGCAAGGACAGCTTTCTTAGCTTGCTGATAGGATGCTGGGCTCGATATTTAGGGTGGGGACCTCTGGGCACCCAGGCTGGGGGCACTGTCTAGGCTCAGTGGTAGGCTCCCCAAAGTGCCCAGGGAGGCCCAGAGTGAAAAAGAAGCTCTGTCCTTACCAGTGTCTCCACCACTACAGGTACCAGGCTGCCTAGGAAGCCAGGTGGTGCCTTTAAGATCTCCATGGAGAAACGCACAGCTCGACGCAGGATCCGACGAAGAACCAGCCTAAAGGGGTTCAGAGCCCAGACATGAATCCCCAGCGGCTCATGGTCAGCAATATGGGGAGTGGGAAGGACGAGGTCCAGTGTGTGCTCCCACCTCaaagctctccctctccccattcctCCTACTGGCTCAACCAGACCCACCTCTCctgttccctccctcctccacctgaGACCCCCAGCAGCCCCTGTCCTCTCTGTAGCCCTTCCAGACTCACGGGGGACCTGACATCCCAGGGAAGATGCCATCAGAGATGCAGACACTGAGTGTGCGGATGTGGTCAGCCACCACGCGGTACGCTGTGTCTGTGCGCCCCTCGTCTGCCACCCCTACTCGGCCCAAGTAAGGGGGTGCCCTGCAGCCCTGGGAAGCAGAAGAGTCAGCCAGTGGCCCTGCCTGACCTGGCCCAGGTGGGTGCTCTTTATCGCCTCTAGAGCATCTGCCCTCAGCCCTAAAGCCAACCACATCCAGAATGGCCTTGCCAGTCCAGTCCTGGGCTGAGAAGCCTCACAGATGAGCACAagccaggccctgccctcacGGGGCTCATATTTGGTGCTACAAGTGAACATATCTGTGACCATTTACTGAATTTCTACTATCAGAACTGGGTGAGTACTTGAACAACATGGCCTCGAATCCCCAAAACAGCCCATTCCAGGAGGTATTAGCATGCTTGCTTTAAAGAagaagaagctgaggctcagaggaacTCAGTGACACAAGGCTACCCAGCTCTCAAGGAGCAGATCTGAGATCTCAGCCGGGCCTGTTGGACTCCAGGTGCTCTCCACTACCTGTTCTTGCCTCTCCCATCTTTtgtgggggtgggcagggagggagagtgTAAGCTACATACACGGAAATGCTCCAAAGCAGGGAGCTTGATTCACTTACCACCAAACCTCTCTCTTCCCCAAGCTTCTTCGTCTAACAGTCATGCCATTCACTGTGTTGCTCAAGTCAATAGCCTGGGAGCcatctttgaattctttttcccCTACCCGTCATGATCCATCAGTGGTTCCTTTTGCTCCTACCTCCATGACATCTCTCAAATCAATCTACTTGTCTCTACTTCCACTGCTATTATCCGAAGCATGCCCTGTGGTCCTTGCCTGGACCGATAATAGCCTCCCAACTGATTCCTAAGTTTCTGCTCTCATCTCCCTCCAGCTCATCCTCCACACAGCAACAGGAGTAGCCTTTTAAAAGTGTacatcaggctgggcgcggtggctcacacctgtaatctcaacactttgggaggctgaggcgggtggatcacctgaggtcaggagtttgagaccagcctggccaatcctggtgaaaccccatctgtactaaaaatacaaaaattagtcaggtgtgttggcgggtgcctgtaatcccagctactctggaggctgaggcacgagaattgcttgagccccggaggcagaggttgcagtgagccgagatcatgccactgcactccagcctggacaacagagcaagcaagactctgtctcaaaaaaaaaaaagaagggttcTCAGTGGGGAGTGTGGCATGATCTGAtgtacacttttatttatttattttttttgagatgaactctcactctgttgcccaggttagagtgcagtagcacgatctcagcttactgcaacctccacctcctgggttcaagagattctcctgcctcagcctcccaagtggctgggactacaggtgtgtgccaccatgcctggctgatttttctatttttttagtagagacaggattttgccatgttggccaggctggtctccaactcctgacctcaagcgatccgcccccctctgcctccccaagtgctgggattacaggagtgagccaccgtgcccagccctgagaACTCTTCTCACCACTCTGAGAATCAAGGCCCCACTTTGGACTTTGAGGCCCACAAGACTGGATTCTGCCTTCTTCTCTGTGAGACTGTTCACAAAAATGGCCCTTTCCTAGGCATATGCCACTTTAAAATGGGACTTTACAGCTGTTTCCCATCAAGGGACAGAATCCATTTCTCCATCCCCTGAATCTCTGCTggctttgtgacttgctttggcccaTAGAATACAGTGGAAACAACACTGTTCTGAGCCTATGTGTCTGCTCTCTGTCTTGGAACCTTGCTGAGCTGTGATGTGGACAAGCCCAGACTAGCCAGCTAGGTGATGACAGACACATGGTCCAGTCACCCCTACTGCCCCCAAACTGACAGCCAGCCAAGCCCCAGAGGAGCTGCGGCCTCTCAGCTCACCACAGATGGATGAATGAGCTCACACAAGACCAAAGAATGAGCCAGCTAAGCCCAGCCTAAACGCTAGCTCACAGACTCAGGGGGCAGATACATGGTTGTTGGTTAAGCCACAGAGCATTAGGGTGGTTATACAGCAAAAGCCAACTGACACATGTTCCTACTATATCCCATGGGATTCTCCTTTAGCTGGCTGGCCACCTTTTAGTTTTTGGCACATGTCAAGCCCTTTCTTGCGGGGCAAGGAGGGAGGGTATAAGCTACACACATGTGGAAATGCTCCAAAGCAGGGAGCTTGATTCACCTAGCTCCAAACCTCTCTCTTCCCCAAGCTTCTTCATCTCAGTAAACAGTCATGCCAttcactgtgttgctcaagcCAATAGCCTGGGAGCCATCTTTGatttctctttcccctccccaTCTAATCCATCAGTACCAAGGCCCTTGGTAcctgctgtcccctctgcctggaaagaACTTCCTGTAGCTGACTCCTCCTTTGGGGCTCAGCTCAAAGGTCATCTTCTTGGTGAGCCTTCCCCAAGCACCTTATCTAAGATTCCTCTGTACCCCTCCTTCTTCCTAGTTACTTTCACCCATGTTTACTGCCTGTTCACAATCTGTAAGCTATTACCTTGTTCtttaacacatttattgattgtCTATCTCTCATGCTAGCATATAATCTCCATGATCTCTTTCCTGCTTACTGCTGTGTCTTCTGTACCAAACACAAAGGATTTAACATAAAGTAAGCACTCAACAcgtattttctaaataaatgaaagaggcaAGGAGTTAGGAGGAACATCAGGTAATAAGTAATGAATCCTAGTGTCTTGCTTGACGTCTTGGAATTCTTGGTTGGTTATTGTCCTCAGATGCTGAGAACACTCTGAGTTCTCAACAAAGATGGAATGCAATGGGGCTGAGGGCTGTGAAGAGCAGGTTAGAGGGCTTCTGGAAGGGAAGAGGCACTCACCTGCTGTATGGCGTTGAGCAGCGGGGAAAAGAGGTCAGTGTCATAGGTGGAGTGTTTGCCTTGCAGCACAGCCACCAGCCTTTCCAGGCCCATTCCTGTGTCCACATGCCGctggggcaggggctgcaggCTTCCATCTGCCTCTCTGGCCAGGGAAGGTGTGCAAGGTGAGGCCCCacccaggattacaggtgtgagacagaTGCCCAAGTGGAGTAGAGAAATGGGGGGGGGCCCAAGGGAGCTGACAGTGGGAGGAACCAGACAATCAGTATCTTCCCCTGCCACCCTGCAATAGCAGATGATGATGGCCTTGGGGTCCTGTCCTTCCTCATATAGGGCTATTTCCATTCTCACCCCTGCTTGGGCCCTTGCCTGGGCACCAGACATCCCATCTTGGGACAGAATTCTTTGCCCCTAGAAAGATATGTCAAGGCTAGAAGAAAATCTGAGATCATCAAGTTCAACTCGTTGATCATCAAGTTCAACAGAGAATAGCAGTGACTTGTTTAAGCTGTCACAGGCAAAGACTACAATTAAATCAGTTATTATCTATAAGGTGTTGAGAATTGTGCCTGACACACGGTAAGCACCgtttacatgtttgtttttatatgaaaCAGATCAAAGTCTTCTAATTGCCACCTTTCCCACTTCTAGTCAGGGATTCTCATCCTGCTTCAGCACCCTATTACCTGTTGTGTTGCATGAAGACCAGGTTCCAAAGCTCTACCAGCTggggggctcccaccccaccagCAAGGTCGTAGTGGATCTCAGTACAGGGCCCACAAGGGCCAGTATCCCCCATCTCCCAGAAGTTCTCTTGTGGTCCAAAGGAAAGCACACGGCTAGCAGGCACCCTGGGGAGAAAAGCAGGTGAGTGGTGGGAGACAGACAGACCCAGAAGCTGGGACTCTCTCTGCCATGAGAGCCCCTCCCTCAAGTCACAGCTCAGCAAGAGGAGGAACAGGGCTGACCCCACAATATCCTGGAATGAAATGCTAAGACTCTGAGGATTGGTGCTGGTAGTCTCCACTTTCCAGTCCTCCTGACCTCCAGGAATGAACATAAGAAGGGGGCTGACTTACCCTAAGCTCAGCCAGATGTCCCTGGTCTCCAGGTCTGGGTCCAGCCCTGCCTTGGGGTCACCATCAAAGTAGGAGATCCAGAGCCTTTCCTCAGGGATCCCATAGACCTGAGTCAGCAGTTCCCAGGCCATGTTACAAGCCTCCTCCTGCAGCAGAAACCAGCATGGGGTGGGGGGGGAAGACGGGTGAGAGGGAGACCCCACTGAAGTAATCAAGCCACATGAGTTTAGCTCCCGACTTAAGACAAAAGCATTTCTGCTGCCATCTTGTTCCCAGAATAAGCCATGAACCATTACTGCCTCTGAGTGTTTTCCTGCCCAGAAAGCTTCCCCCTTCTTCTAAGTCCTATCTTCTTTCAAGTCCCAGACCAAGTCCCACTTTCACATGAAATTCTCTGCCTACTCTAGCCTAGAGTGATCTTTAACTCCAGTAAGCACCTTAGCATTGCTGTTTGACCATTTATTCAAACAACAATTTTTGAGTGATCATTAGGCAGAAAGTACAGTCTCTGCCCTTCAGGGACTTACAATCCAATCAGGGAGGTGAGGTAATTCCTGTTACACCGGCTCAACTAGCACTTTGCCTCCACATCTGGTATGAGGCCCTGCCTAAGCAGACAGTACAATGGAAACAGGACAAATTGACTCCCTTCTTGGCTGATCACTGATCCCCAGAGACTCACCTTAAAATATTCACCCCCAAAGGCCCAATTGCCAAGCATTTCAAAGAAGGTATGATGGGAAAGGTCTCGACCCACATCTTCCAGGTCGTTATGGTGTCCTCCAGCTCTCACACATTTCTGGCTGTTGGCCACACGTCGGAAGCCTGCCATCTCGCTTCGTGGATCCACGGTGCCCAGAAAGATTGGCTTGAACTGGAAGCACAtagagtggggagggggagagggataTCCAATTTCTCagtagaagggaaatgtggggagTGAGGATAGGGATGGCTGTTCAGACCGAAGGCTGACTGTGCCCCTGAGAGTGCAGTGTAATCTTGGTCTATGAGGACAAACTGGGAGCCTCGGGACAGCCATCTCTGGTGTGTGGGGAGCAGAGAAGAGGTAAACAAATCATGAACCGGAGACCCTCTGCCTAGTAAAATAGGCAAGGTAAAAGAAGGAGGAATGTGTTGGGAGCTGGAAATGGGACGCTGAAAGGTGGCATCCTCCGTCTCAGCTTCTTCAACCACACCCAATAACTTCAGGGAACAAAACTGAGACTCATTTAGTAGGGAGCCCAGACGGCCTCTAAGGTTAACTTATGCCgcccctattttacagatgaggacaatGAAGTCTAGAAAAGATGAGTGGTTGATAAAAACCAAAACCTTAGAGAATAGTACTCAGCAAACAATAGGTgatcaataaacatttaatgaaagcgttatctttatttaaataacgaataaatgaaatcagactTCTCCCTCGGGATTCCACTCCAGCCATTTCTGGACCTAATACTCAATCCCAATCCAGAAGTTCCCAGCTCAAGCCCTCCCCAAGCCCTCCCTATACTCTGAGCGCCGTACCCCCATCACTTTACCCAACCAAGCACCGCCCTCTTTCCCCAAAAGCTACGAACTCCGCCTCTCGCTTCTTTTGCCCAATCCTGCAGCGTCTTTCTCACCAGAAAACTCACGAACTCCGCTCCCTATCAGTATGGTTCGGCCCTCACCTGGTTCATGCCCGCATTGACAAAAAGCAAACTGGGGTCGCCGCGGGGCCGCACGGAAGCGGAGGGCACCAGCCGGTGGCCATGGCGGTCCCGAAAGAAGTTCAGAAAGGCGGCCCTCACGGCCGAGGCCTTGGCTGCAGGGGGCTCCGATGAGAGC is part of the Homo sapiens chromosome 6, GRCh38.p14 Primary Assembly genome and encodes:
- the AARS2 gene encoding alanine--tRNA ligase, mitochondrial, which produces MAASVAAAARRLRRAIRRSPAWRGLSHRPLSSEPPAAKASAVRAAFLNFFRDRHGHRLVPSASVRPRGDPSLLFVNAGMNQFKPIFLGTVDPRSEMAGFRRVANSQKCVRAGGHHNDLEDVGRDLSHHTFFEMLGNWAFGGEYFKEEACNMAWELLTQVYGIPEERLWISYFDGDPKAGLDPDLETRDIWLSLGVPASRVLSFGPQENFWEMGDTGPCGPCTEIHYDLAGGVGAPQLVELWNLVFMQHNREADGSLQPLPQRHVDTGMGLERLVAVLQGKHSTYDTDLFSPLLNAIQQGCRAPPYLGRVGVADEGRTDTAYRVVADHIRTLSVCISDGIFPGMSGPPLVLRRILRRAVRFSMEILKAPPGFLGSLVPVVVETLGDAYPELQRNSAQIANLVSEDEAAFLASLERGRRIIDRTLRTLGPSDMFPAEVAWSLSLCGDLGLPLDMVELMLEEKGVQLDSAGLERLAQEEAQHRARQAEPVQKQGLWLDVHALGELQRQGVPPTDDSPKYNYSLRPSGSYEFGTCEAQVLQLYTEDGTAVASVGKGQRCGLLLDRTNFYAEQGGQASDRGYLVRAGQEDVLFPVARAQVCGGFILHEAVAPECLRLGDQVQLHVDEAWRLGCMAKHTATHLLNWALRQTLGPGTEQQGSHLNPEQLRLDVTTQTPLTPEQLRAVENTVQEAVGQDEAVYMEEVPLALTAQVPGLRSLDEVYPDPVRVVSVGVPVAHALDPASQAALQTSVELCCGTHLLRTGAVGDLVIIGDRQLSKGTTRLLAVTGEQAQQARELGQSLAQEVKAATERLSLGSRDVAEALRLSKDIGRLIEAVETAVMPQWQRRELLATVKMLQRRANTAIRKLQMGQAAKKTQELLERHSKGPLIVDTVSAESLSVLVKVVRQLCEQAPSTSVLLLSPQPMGKVLCACQVAQGAMPTFTAEAWALAVCSHMGGKAWGSRVVAQGTGSTTDLEAALSIAQTYALSQL
- the AARS2 gene encoding alanine--tRNA ligase, mitochondrial isoform X1; this translates as MAASVAAAARRLRRAIRRSPAWRGLSHRPLSSEPPAAKASAVRAAFLNFFRDRHGHRLVPSASVRPRGDPSLLFVNAGMNQFKPIFLGTVDPRSEMAGFRRVANSQKCVRAGGHHNDLEDVGRDLSHHTFFEMLGNWAFGGEYFKEEACNMAWELLTQVYGIPEERLWISYFDGDPKAGLDPDLETRDIWLSLGVPASRVLSFGPQENFWEMGDTGPCGPCTEIHYDLAGGVGAPQLVELWNLVFMQHNRLVLRRILRRAVRFSMEILKAPPGFLGSLVPVVVETLGDAYPELQRNSAQIANLVSEDEAAFLASLERGRRIIDRTLRTLGPSDMFPAEVAWSLSLCGDLGLPLDMVELMLEEKGVQLDSAGLERLAQEEAQHRARQAEPVQKQGLWLDVHALGELQRQGVPPTDDSPKYNYSLRPSGSYEFGTCEAQVLQLYTEDGTAVASVGKGQRCGLLLDRTNFYAEQGGQASDRGYLVRAGQEDVLFPVARAQVCGGFILHEAVAPECLRLGDQVQLHVDEAWRLGCMAKHTATHLLNWALRQTLGPGTEQQGSHLNPEQLRLDVTTQTPLTPEQLRAVENTVQEAVGQDEAVYMEEVPLALTAQVPGLRSLDEVYPDPVRVVSVGVPVAHALDPASQAALQTSVELCCGTHLLRTGAVGDLVIIGDRQLSKGTTRLLAVTGEQAQQARELGQSLAQEVKAATERLSLGSRDVAEALRLSKDIGRLIEAVETAVMPQWQRRELLATVKMLQRRANTAIRKLQMGQAAKKTQELLERHSKGPLIVDTVSAESLSVLVKVVRQLCEQAPSTSVLLLSPQPMGKVLCACQVAQGAMPTFTAEAWALAVCSHMGGKAWGSRVVAQGTGSTTDLEAALSIAQTYALSQL